TTAAACTAGTGTCTGTCGAAAAGAGACGAGGCAGACCATGAGTGAAAATAAGAGAAAAATATTTAGCGGCGCACAAAAAGCCAAGGTAGCAGTTGAGGCAATCAAAGGCGAAAAGACGATCAATCAGATCGCCCAAGAGTTCGGGGTGCATCCGACGCAGGTTAGCCAGTGGAAGAAAGAATTACTGGAAAATGCAGGCAGTCTGTTTGAAGGTAAGCGCGGTCCGAAACCGGCCAGCACACAGAACGACCCAGACCGTCTCTATGCCAAAATTGGGCAACTGAATATGGAACTCGATTGGCTTAAAAAAAAGTCAGGGATCAGCCTGTAACGGAACGATTGCAGTGGGTAGAGCCGCTCTCTGCCCTTTCAATCGCCACACAATGCCGTCTCGTTTCAGTCACGCGCTCGGTCGTGTACGACAAGAAAAAGCGCTTGCAAGAAGAGATCAATCCGTTTGATAGTTTGCTGTTGCAATTGCTTGACGAGGAATACACCAGACATCCATTTTACGGCACGCGACGCATGACGCATTACTTGCGAGACTGTGGCCATGCAGTGAACCGCAAGCGCGTACAGAGGCTGATGCAGCAACTGGGATTGGCAGGTATGGCCCCAGGCCCCAACACCAGTAAAGCGCATCCGCAGAACAAGATTTACCCGTACTTACTGAGAGGTATCGATGTCACTCGACCAAATATGGTCTGGAGTACAGACATCACATTCATCAGGCTGCCGCGGGGTTTTGTGTATCTGGTGGCGATCGTTGACTGGTATAGCCGGAAGGTGCTGTCTTGGCGGTTGTCGAACACGATGGATGCGGGGTTTTGCGTGGACTGCTTGGAAGAAGCCATAAAATGGTATGGAACGCCGGAGATTTTTAATACCGATCAGGGTGCGCAGTTTACCAGCCAGGCCTTTACTGGGCTGCTGCTTAGAAACGGCATCAAAATCAGTATGGACGGTCGCGGTCGGGCGTTGGATAATATTTTTGTTGAGCGTCTATGGCGCAGTGTGAAATATGAAGAAGTGTATTTGAAAAAGCATGAAAGTATGCCGGAGTTGGTGATCGGCTTGGCGAACTATTTTATGTTCTACAACGCTGAACGTAAACATCAATCATTGGGTTATCAAACGCCGGAAACCGTGTATGGCTCAGGCGTGGGCGGCGGTGCCAAGATCGTAAACAAATTTGGTACTGAACTGCCTGATTCAAAAAAGCTAGAAAAGAAAAGCACGGTAGTGATGTAGTGCGAATAACGGGGCAGCGCCGCGCAGCTGTGGCAGAAACAGGCACTATCTTAAACTCTTTGAATAATTGTCTGGACTTAGGGGGCCACTTTATATAGCCTAGGTGTCCGGAATGTATTCCGGACACCTCTAATGAATGTCCCAAAAAATTCAAAGAATTTTTATTTTTTTGATTTTGATTTTGATTTTGATTTTTTGGGTTTTACACTTTTTAGTGAAGTCCGATACCTACACAGGTAAGGACTCCAAGAAAATAGTTCCAGACGATGCAGGTCGTCGGGTGCGCCAACACTCTCACTTCTTACTGCTGTGGGGATGGTCGCGCCAACGACCCCACATCAGTCTCACTTGTCAGGCACTGACCTCTATTCCAGAGTTCAGTTGCCGGTACCGCTCGGTGCACGTAAAGGTGCTCGCCGAGCGATGATGGGCGGGAGAGCTGCAATTCTCTCGACCCACTCTTTATTGTGAAGTTTGTTGTGAAATTCGTGCGACCACCAGAAACACCGCCGCTATAAGCCGTGAGGCGAAATGCGGTAGGTTGGCAAACGAAAAATCGAGTAACCAGCCTCGACCTCCTGAACGATCCAGCGTAAGTTGGACGGGAGTGCTTGACACGAGTGATGTCGGCGGACGAAAGTCGCCGCTGTCTGAAAAAATGCCGTAAGACGCCTGGAGAGTCGTCCAGGGAAGACAGTCCACCACCGGAAGGTGGGGTAGCAGAGAGCTTATGCGTGTAATAGTCGGAAACTACGCTGAGGGAACTCAGGTAGGGCACCGGCTTTCAAGAGGTGCATAAAGTGTGTGATGTAAAAGTCCAGGTAGACGTACAAATAAACAAGGATGAGGTCTTCGGGACATTCTCCCATCCGCGGGCGCCCAAAAGCGTCGGTAGCTGAAAACTACGTTTGTTTGATTTCGTGCCGCACACGTTATGCGCTGTTCATCGTCGTTTTGTCTAAGTGGGTGACCTGTCGTGGATACTTATTTTGTTCAGGGTGGAAACCTGCATATAAAAAATAAGGATGCACTATGGTTAAGCGGTGATACCAGTCAATTTAGTTGAGCTTTCCTCTGCATGGGCATGTGGAGGCGAGTTAGCGAATCTGCTACTGGGAAACACCACCGGATAATATAGCCTTACAAGTGAAATGATGTGCCTGGAAGGTTTGGCGACCGACCAGGAGGTGATGTGACATGGGGTGCTTTGGCGAGTACTCCGTGTAATACAAGTAGATGAAGGCTAGATGTTTAGCATGAATATTGATTCACGGGGCCGACTTCGGTCGGCCCCTCCTTTGGGTGTTGAATTAGCGATACACGAGCGGAAAGTGATAAGTAAGTTAGAAATTCATAGGTTGCGGCGAGCTATAATTTGGTCGGCCTTGGTTGGACGGCCTCGACGACGTGGACTTGATGCTTGCGATGGTGAAGCTGCTGTTAAAGGTGCCGTTGCTTGCTGCTTCTGGTTCAACCAGTGTTGCACATCGGCTGGCCGGAAACGGATTAAACGACCGAGTTTGACGACGGGAGGTAAGTCTCCGCCTGTGGCGTGACGGTTATAAATCGTTTGTTCGGCAATGCCGAGTGCTAAAGCTAAAGTTTTAGGAGAAAGAAGTGCTTCCATGGGAATGGTTCCGTTGTTAGCAGTCACATGACTGCTAAACGTATAGGCACCAGTTACCAGGATTTACTTTGATCTGGCGGGCGGCGGAATTTCTGCTGCAAATTTGCTGCACTTGAGTGGGTAAATTCCGGTATAATGCGGTAAGTCAGGGTATGGCATGCCATTGATTTTATTGAATATTTTGGTTTTAAGCCCCTCTAGTTTTGGGCTCATAACCCGAAGGTCGTAGGTTCAAATCCTGCCCCCGCAACCAAGAATACTGATCCGTTGATTTTCCTTGTGAAGATCAGCGGATTTTTTATTTTCCAGATGCCATTTCAGTGCCTTGAGGTTTGCATGGGTTTGGCAAGGTTCCTGAGTTTAAGACCGGCTGTCACGACGCGTTTTTATCAGATGTGCAGGTAAAACCTCGGCGCTCAGAGCGCTGTCGCGAAAGCCTGATAGGCACTTTTTTTACCTAAAACACCGCATGCCTCGTCGCTCCCGTATGATTTTAGCGGGAATCCAGAAGTCTGTCGGACTTAGGGAATCGATTACTCCTAAGCCCGACAGACCCCTAATGTCGTTTTTAGCACTAAAAACGTCATCATTTCTGGCATTTAAAGCTAACCACGAACGTCGCTGGATTCCTGCCAAAAGCGCGCAGGAACGACGCGGCAAAGCCCCCGTAGCCTAAGGAAGCGCAAATTTAATCCAAGCGGTTTGCCCGCCGCCACTGAGGCGCACTGCTGCGTTGTCTTAACTCACAAGCCACATCAGGGCTGCCTGTTCACCACTTGGCTTTGGATAAAATAATCAGCCATTTCTTACAAAATAAAATTTCCAGATGGCCGGCTTGTATACCCGTAGAACAATCAAACAGCGGATTGACTGAGTAATAGCGTTGGCGAAAATCACGGCAAACGAAAATTTCGCGGCGACCCAGCCGCAGCATGAAGGAGTTTGGTGTCAGTTGCAGGCTCATACGCGTATCAACAGTCGGTTCGAAGTGTGTCATGGAATACTCCAGATCAGAAAAAGGAAGAATAACTTGGTCAAGGACATCCTTGAGCAGCGCTCTTCGTTCGTCCATGAAGCGACTTTAACACAAAATACTGTATAAACAATCAGTAGTTATATTTTTGTCGCACATTCACGACAAGCCCCACTTTTTCCTTTGCTCCGCTCCTTATGCTGCGCGGAAAGGAACTCTTGCGGCGAAAAAAATCTTTTATGGGCTTGGATTTTTCAAGATAGGACAATATACTGTATATTCAATCAGTATTTTTTATCACTCGCGACGATCCCCTCCCCATCATGCCTTTGCTTTCGACCATCTCTGCCAGCGCCCCTACCATGGAAGCAATTCATCCGGCCTTGTGGCGCGCTTCGCAAGTCGCGCGGGCCGACCGGCCCAGTATAGACAGCGGTCATCTGGCGTTGAACCGAGAACTCGCCGGCGGTTGGCCGCTGGGGCAAATCAATGAAATTTTGCTTGACCAAAGCGGCACGGCAGAATTGCGTTTGCTCGCGCCGGCCCTGCGGCAAGCAGGGCCGCGGCCACTGGCCTTGTTATGCCCACCCTACGTACCACAAGCCTCAGGCTGGTGCGAACGACAACCGAACCGACAATTGCTGTGGATACGCAGCCAAACCCAAGCCGATGGACTATGGGCGGCCGAACAAATTTTGCGGCATGGCAGTTGTGCGGTACTGTTGTTATGGCAAACGCAGATACGTCACGAAGCCTTGCGCCGACTGCAGCTCGCCGCCAACACTTCCGACACCTTGTTTTGTCTGATCCGCCCCGCTTCCGCCGCACAACAGCCCTCGCCTGCACCGCTACGTATTCGGGTGAGTAATATGAGCTTTGGTTTGCAACTACGCATACTCAAGCGCCGCGGTGCTGTACACGAGATACCGATTCCCCTGTATTTACCCGATCATCCGTATCTGGCGGCCGGCTTGAACACGCCGCGCAGCACCATTCAACAAGTGCAACTACAGAGAGGGTGAGGCCAATGGAAATGTGGATCGCCCTACACTTTCGAGCGCTGGAATTGGAAGTATTTATACCGCACTGGCAGCATCGCGCAGCACTCTTCGGCCACGTCGTATTAGCACAGCAAAGCGTTACTGCCTGTTCGGCCAGCGCGGCAGAGGCCGGCATCGTGCCCGGCATGCGTAGCGGCGCAGTACAAATGCTTATGCCGACGGCAAAAATCTTCGAGCAAGATATGCACAAGCAAGCAGCGGCGCTGCTGGCAGCCGCAAGCGCCCTCTTACAATACACGCCACAAGTCAGTCTGATCGATGCCGACAGACTGGTGCTCAATGTCGGGGCCAGCTTGCGCTTGTTCGGCGGTTTGCCAGCCTTGCGCCGCCGCATCCGCGCCACCATGGCCGCACTCGGCTACCAAGTCAGCCTGGGCTGCGCACCGCATGCCAAAGCCGCCTGCTTGTTGGCACTCGATGCCACGCGCCAAGGCCGCGCCGGGCAACTTTGCTTGCAAACAGCGCGACTAGCGCGCCGGCTCGACCGCTTACCCGTGACATTACTGGACAGCGCCCACACTTGGCGCGACTTATTGCATGGCTTAGGCTGCTACTGTTTGCGCGAGCTGCGCGCCTTGCCGCGCCCCGGTTTGCAACGACGCTGCGGTCTGGCCTTCATGGCTGAACTCGATCTGGTTTACGCAGCAACGGCAACGGCCCCGATCTGGATTCTTATTCCTGACGAATTTGAAGCGCGACTGGAATTGCCGGAACGTTTGGATAGCAGTGATTTATTACTCAAACATTGCCAAAGTTTATTGGCACAATTGCATGGCTGGCTGGCGGCACACCGCCTGAGCGCGTTAATGCTACGTCTATCTCTGTCCCATGAGCGTGGGCGCAATGCCATTCCCGCCAGCATACTCGATATCAGCTTGCCGGCCGGAGCACAAGAAAAGCAATTGCTGGCATTGCTACATGAAAAACTCCATCGCTTCGACTTCATTGCACCGGTCATTGCGTTACAACTGACGGTACCACGAACCCAAGCCGCGGCACCACAGAGTGCCTCCCTGTTTGCCGAGCCGGGCGGGCAGCCCGAAGATCATCACCATTTACTGGCTTTATTGAGCACTCGTCTTGGTGCCGATCAGGTATTGCAGGCCGCCCCCTTGGCTGATCATCGTCCCGACCTCGCCAATCGTTGGATTTCCGCGCTGGAAAAAGCCCCGTCCAAGCTGCTGCCGACGCCCACTTTACTACGCCCAGCTTGGTTGTTGGCAACGGCAGCACCCTTACAAGTGCGTCAACACCGGCCCTACTTCACTTCGCCACTGAATATTATTTCAGCGCCGGAAAGAATCGAGGCCGCTTGGTGGAGCGAGCAAACCGAGCTGCGCGACTATTTCATCGCCGTCAGTGCCAGCCATGTGCGCTACTGGATTTATCGCCCGCGCAGTGGCACTGCAGCACAGGCCAGTTGGCTGCTGCACGGGGTATTCGGATGACGGCAGACAGCGACAGCACCCGCTTGCCCGACTATGCAGAATTATTCTGTCTGTCGAATTTCACTTTCCTGCATGGGGCATCCCATCCGGAAGAATTGGTACAACGCGCCGCCCAACTCGATTATCGTGCCCTGGCCATCACCGATGAATGCTCGCTGGCTGGCGTGGTGCGCGCCCATGATGAAGCGAAATTACAAGGTTTGCCGTATATCTTGGGCAGCCATTTCAAATTGAGCGCGCCACAAGGAACGCTGACCTTGCTCGCACTGGCCTGTAACCGCGAAGGATATGGCAACTTATCTGAACTGATCACGCTGGCACGCAGTCGCTGCGGCAAAGGCAGCTACTTGCTCACACCGGAAGATTTCACCATGCCGCCGCCCGATTATGCGCATTTGCGCGGCTTGCCCGACTGTTTGCTGATTTTGGTACCGGCCTATCCCTTGCAAGCCGAGCTGCTGGCCGTACAAGCGGCGTGGCTGGCACACAGCTTCGGCCCACGCGCGCGGCTCGGTCTGACGCTGCTCATGCAAGCGGCCGACGCCTTTCAAGAACAACACATTGAACATATCGCCGAACGCTACGGCTTGGCGGTAGTGGCACTGGGACAGGTCTGCATGCATCTGCGTTCGCGCAAACCTTTGCAAGACAGTTTGACCGCGATCCGCCTCGGCACGCCAGTCGAACAATGCGGTTATCAATTGGCTGCCAATGCCGAGCAACATCTGCGCTCACGCTTACGGCTGGCTAATCTCTACCCGCCTGCCGCACTGGCAGAAAGCTTGGTGGTCGCCGCGCTGTGTCATTTTTCGCTGGATGAATTGCGCTATGAATACCCGCAAGAAGTGGTGCCGGATGGCTTGACCGCCGCCACCCATCTGCGCCATGAAGTCTATCGCGGTGCGCAACGACGTTACCCACATGGCGTGGCCGACGAAATTACCCGACAAATCGAGCACGAACTCGACATCATCAATGATCTGGCCTATGAAGCTTATTTCTTGACCGTGCATGACATCGTGCGCTTCGCGCGCCATCGCGGTATTTTATGCCAAGGACGCGGTTCGGCTGCCAATTCCGTGGTGTGTTATTGCCTGCACATCACCGAGGTCGATCCTAGCGTGCAGACGCTGTTGTTCGAACGCTTCATTTCCCGAGAGCGCGGCGAACCGCCCGATATCGATGTCGATTTCGAACATCAGCGGCGCGAAGAAGTGATTCAATATATTTACCAAAAGTATGGACATCATCGTGCCGCGCTGACCGCCGCCATCCATACTTACCGGCCGCGCGGTGCCGTGCGTGAAGTCGGCAAAGCGCTCGGGGTTGATGCCGCCATCATCGAGGCCGTGGCCAAATCTTTACATTGGTTCGACAGCACAGCCGATTTGCTCACCCAAATGGCAAGCTGCGGCGTGGACAGCGAATCGCGCTTGGCACGGCAATGGGCTGCCTTGGCGACACAATTACTCCGCTTTCCCAGACATTTATCGCAGCATAGCGGCGGCTTTGTGATCGCGCGCGGCAAGTTGTCGCGATTGGTACCGATAGAAAATGCAGCGATGAAAGATCGCCGCGTCATCCAGTGGGATAAGGACGATCTCGAATCCTTAGGCATACTGAAAATCGATATCCTCGCCCTCGGCATGCTCTCAGCCTTGCAGCGCGCCCTCACGCTAATGGCTGGTCTGCCCGGCAAACCACGCAGCATGCAAGCGATTCCGCGTGAAGATGCCGCCACCTATGCCATGATCTGTCGCGCCGATACGGTCGGGGTATTTCAAATTGAATCGCGGGCGCAGATGAGCATGTTGCCCCGCTTGCGACCGCAAAAATTCTACGACCTCGTAGTACAAGTAGCGATTGTCCGCCCGGGACCGATACAAGGCGGCATGGTGCATCCGTATCTGCGCCGCCGTCAGGGTTTGGAAGCCATCGAAACCCAACACGATCCGGCCATGCAAAAGGCGCTGGGGCGCACCCTGGGCGTACCGATTTTTCAAGAACAAGTGATGCAAATTGCCATGTTAGCTGCCAATTTCACGGCCGGTGAAGCCGATGGCTTACGTCGTGCCATGGCTGCTTGGAAGCGTAAAGGTGGCCTGGACAGCTATCGCGAGCGTATTATTGACGGCATGCTGGCCAATCAGTATTCACGCGCATTTGCCGAAGGCATATTCGAGCAAATGAAAGGCTTCGGTGAGTACGGCT
The sequence above is drawn from the Undibacterium sp. CCC3.4 genome and encodes:
- a CDS encoding helix-turn-helix domain-containing protein, which codes for MEALLSPKTLALALGIAEQTIYNRHATGGDLPPVVKLGRLIRFRPADVQHWLNQKQQATAPLTAASPSQASSPRRRGRPTKADQIIARRNL
- a CDS encoding DNA polymerase Y family protein, whose product is MEMWIALHFRALELEVFIPHWQHRAALFGHVVLAQQSVTACSASAAEAGIVPGMRSGAVQMLMPTAKIFEQDMHKQAAALLAAASALLQYTPQVSLIDADRLVLNVGASLRLFGGLPALRRRIRATMAALGYQVSLGCAPHAKAACLLALDATRQGRAGQLCLQTARLARRLDRLPVTLLDSAHTWRDLLHGLGCYCLRELRALPRPGLQRRCGLAFMAELDLVYAATATAPIWILIPDEFEARLELPERLDSSDLLLKHCQSLLAQLHGWLAAHRLSALMLRLSLSHERGRNAIPASILDISLPAGAQEKQLLALLHEKLHRFDFIAPVIALQLTVPRTQAAAPQSASLFAEPGGQPEDHHHLLALLSTRLGADQVLQAAPLADHRPDLANRWISALEKAPSKLLPTPTLLRPAWLLATAAPLQVRQHRPYFTSPLNIISAPERIEAAWWSEQTELRDYFIAVSASHVRYWIYRPRSGTAAQASWLLHGVFG
- a CDS encoding error-prone DNA polymerase, with amino-acid sequence MTADSDSTRLPDYAELFCLSNFTFLHGASHPEELVQRAAQLDYRALAITDECSLAGVVRAHDEAKLQGLPYILGSHFKLSAPQGTLTLLALACNREGYGNLSELITLARSRCGKGSYLLTPEDFTMPPPDYAHLRGLPDCLLILVPAYPLQAELLAVQAAWLAHSFGPRARLGLTLLMQAADAFQEQHIEHIAERYGLAVVALGQVCMHLRSRKPLQDSLTAIRLGTPVEQCGYQLAANAEQHLRSRLRLANLYPPAALAESLVVAALCHFSLDELRYEYPQEVVPDGLTAATHLRHEVYRGAQRRYPHGVADEITRQIEHELDIINDLAYEAYFLTVHDIVRFARHRGILCQGRGSAANSVVCYCLHITEVDPSVQTLLFERFISRERGEPPDIDVDFEHQRREEVIQYIYQKYGHHRAALTAAIHTYRPRGAVREVGKALGVDAAIIEAVAKSLHWFDSTADLLTQMASCGVDSESRLARQWAALATQLLRFPRHLSQHSGGFVIARGKLSRLVPIENAAMKDRRVIQWDKDDLESLGILKIDILALGMLSALQRALTLMAGLPGKPRSMQAIPREDAATYAMICRADTVGVFQIESRAQMSMLPRLRPQKFYDLVVQVAIVRPGPIQGGMVHPYLRRRQGLEAIETQHDPAMQKALGRTLGVPIFQEQVMQIAMLAANFTAGEADGLRRAMAAWKRKGGLDSYRERIIDGMLANQYSRAFAEGIFEQMKGFGEYGFPESHSASFAILAYLSSWIKCHEPAVFLCALLNSQPMGFYLPAQLIQDARRHQVQVDAIDVLCSEWDSSLENTATGSPSVRLGLSLLSGMPATSARRIMVARQSGTFSDVADLARRAELTRHDLHILAAGNALKSLAGHRRQALWQAVGALPERDLLRPTTIEEALPQLSAPSLADEIAHDYRTQGLSLQGHPLSLLRPQLLAQRFLPAELLNTFANGQFARGCGIITMRQRPGTANGVIFITLEDETGSINVIIWPSLFEQERRLILSARLLGVYGIWQCENEVRHLIAKRLVDLSHLLG
- the imuA gene encoding translesion DNA synthesis-associated protein ImuA; this translates as MPLLSTISASAPTMEAIHPALWRASQVARADRPSIDSGHLALNRELAGGWPLGQINEILLDQSGTAELRLLAPALRQAGPRPLALLCPPYVPQASGWCERQPNRQLLWIRSQTQADGLWAAEQILRHGSCAVLLLWQTQIRHEALRRLQLAANTSDTLFCLIRPASAAQQPSPAPLRIRVSNMSFGLQLRILKRRGAVHEIPIPLYLPDHPYLAAGLNTPRSTIQQVQLQRG
- a CDS encoding IS3 family transposase (programmed frameshift), with the translated sequence MSENKRKIFSGAQKAKVAVEAIKGEKTINQIAQEFGVHPTQVSQWKKELLENAGSLFEGKRGPKPASTQNDPDRLYAKIGQLNMELDWLKKKFRDQPVTERLQWVEPLSALSIATQCRLVSVTRSVVYDKKKRLQEEINPFDSLLLQLLDEEYTRHPFYGTRRMTHYLRDCGHAVNRKRVQRLMQQLGLAGMAPGPNTSKAHPQNKIYPYLLRGIDVTRPNMVWSTDITFIRLPRGFVYLVAIVDWYSRKVLSWRLSNTMDAGFCVDCLEEAIKWYGTPEIFNTDQGAQFTSQAFTGLLLRNGIKISMDGRGRALDNIFVERLWRSVKYEEVYLKKHESMPELVIGLANYFMFYNAERKHQSLGYQTPETVYGSGVGGGAKIVNKFGTELPDSKKLEKKSTVVM